The Pseudomonas sp. IAC-BECa141 genome contains the following window.
TCGGAGTCGCGCCCCATCAGGATCACGGCACGGCAATGGGCCGCCACCGGATCGCGCAGGTCCTTGAAGTCGGCACCCTTGCCGTCGCCACCGGCGATCAGCACGACCTTGCCGGTGATGTCCGCACCCAGGCCCTCGATGGCAGCCAGTGCGGCGCCCACGTTGGTGGCCTTGGAATCGTTGTAGTAACCGACGCCGTCCAGATCACGCACCCACTGGCAACGGTGTTCGAGACCGGCGAAGGTGCGCAGCGCTGCCAGCATGGCGTCGAACGGCAGCCCGACCGCGTGGCCGAGCGCCAGCGCCGCCAAGGCGTTGGACTGGTTGTGGGCACCGCGAATCTTCAATTCGCGCACCGGCATCAGGTTCTGGAATTCGAAGGCCAGGTATTTCTCGCCATTCTCTTCGCGCAGACCGAATGCCTTGAAATCGGGTTTGGTCAGGCCGAAGGTCCAGCACGGCTGGCCCTCGCCCATCAGCGGCCGGGTCAGGGCGTCCTGACGGTTGACCACGAACTGCTTCGCACCACGGAAGATCCGGTGCTTGGCCAGGTGATAGGCCGGCAGACCGCTGTAGCGGTCCATGTGGTCTTCGCTGATGTTGAGCACGGTCGCCACTTCGGCGTTGAGCTGGTCGGTGGTTTCCAGCTGGAAACTCGACAGCTCCATCACGTACAGCTCGACGTCATCGCTGAGCAGATCCAGCGCCGGCGTACCGAGGTTGCCGCCCACAGCGACGCGTTTGCCGGCCGCAGCCGCCATCTCGCCGACCAGAGTGGTGACGGTGCTTTTGGCGTTGGAACCGCTGATGGCCACGATCGCCGCCTTCGCGTTACGCGCGAACAGCTCGATGTCGCCGGACAGCTTCACGCCACGGGCCGCAGCGGCTTGCAGGGCCGGGGTCGCCAGCGCCAGGCCGGGGCTCACGTAGAGCTCGTCGGCACGGCACAGGAACTCGACGTCCAGCTCGCCACAACGCACTTCCACGTGCGGATAGTCACGCTGGAGCGTGGCCAGTTCCGGTGGATTTTCCCGCGTGTCGGCCACGGCAAACGCCACGCCCCGGTTCGCCAGGAAGCGAACCAGGGACATGCCGCTCTTGCCGAGGCCGACAACGATGCGGAAGTGGTCAGAAGCGATCAGAGACACTCGTTCTACCTCAGCTTCAGGGTGGCAAGGCCGATCAGCACGAGAATCACGGTGATGATCCAGAAACGGACGATCACGCGCGGCTCGGGCCAGCCCTTGAGTTCAAAGTGGTGGTGAATCGGTGCCATGCGGAACACACGGCGACCGGTCAGCTTAAAGGACGCAACCTGAATGACGACTGACAGGGTTTCCATCACAAACACGCCGCCCATGATGAACAGGACGATTTCCTGACGGACGATCACCGCGATGGTGCCCAGGGCCGCGCCCAGCGCCAGTGCGCCGACGTCGCCCATGAAGACTTGCGCCGGGTAGGTGTTGAACCACAGAAAGCCCAGGCCGGCACCGATCAGCGCGCCGCAGAACACGATCAGCTCGCCTGCGCCCGGTACGTAAGGGATCAGCAGGTACTCAGCGAATTTCACGTTACCCGACAGGTAGCAGAAGATGCCCAGGCCGCCGCCGACCATTACTGTCGGCATGATCGCCAGACCGTCGAGGCCGTCGGTGAGGTTGACCGCGTTGCTCGAACCGACGATCACGAAGTACGTGAGCACGATGAAGCCTGCGCCCAGCGGAATGCTGTAGTCCTTGAGCATCGGCAGGATCAGGGTGGTTTCCACCGGCGTGGAGGCGGTCATATAAAGGAAGATCGCCGCGCCGAGGCCGAACACTGACTGCCAGAAATATTTCCAGCGACTCGGCAGACCACGGGAGTTCTTCTCGATCACCTTGCGATAGTCGTCGACCCAGCCGATGGCGCCGAACAGCAGGGTCACCAGCAACACGACCCACACGTAGCGGTTGCTCAGGTCGGCCCACAACAGGGTGCTGACACCGATCGAAGACAGAATCAGCGCGCCGCCCATGGTCGGCGTACCGGATTTGGACAGGTGCGATTGCGGGCCGTCGTTACGAACGGCCTGACCAATCTGACGGTTCTGCAGGGTGCGGATCATCCACGGGCCGTAGCACAGCGACAAGACCAGCGCGGTCAGCACACCGAGAATCCCGCGCAGGGTCAGGTACTGGAAGACCGCGAAGCCTTTGTAGAACTGTTGCAGATACTCCGCTAGCAGCAGCAGCATTAATGTTTCTCCAGACTGGACCCGCACAGGGCCGCAACGATGTTTTCCATCGCCGCGCTGCGCGAACCCTTGATCAAAATGGTGGTGTTTGTGTCCTGCTCGGCGTCGAGGGCCTGGATCAGTTCGGCCTGAGTGCCGAAGTGATGCGCCTGTTCGCCGAATGCGTTCACGGCGTGGATCATGTTCGGCCCGACGGCATAAAGCGCGGAAACCTTGCCCCGGGCGTACTCGCCCACGTCGCGGTGCCCCTGCTCCGCCCAGTCGCCCAACTCGCCGATATCCCCGAGCACCAGGACGGTGCGGCCGGAAAAGCCGGCGAGTATATCAACGGCCGCGCACATGGAGGTGGGGTTCGCGTTGTAAGTGTCGTCGATCACGCGCATGCCGTTTTTCGCCAGCTGCGCGACGGTGCGACCCTTGACCGGTTGTACCGCGCCAAGCCCCGTGGCGATGCCGAACAGCGACACGCCCAAGGCGTGCGCGGCAGCGGCGGCAGCCATGGCGTTGGCGACGTTATGGGTGCCGAGCAGGTTCAGTTGAACCCGTTCCACACCTTCAGGAGTGTGCAGGTTGAACGCCGGGCAGCCACGGGCATCGGTGGCCAGGTCGCTGGCGTAAAAATCCGCCTGAGAGTTGCTCAGAGCAAACGTCAGTACCTTGCGACCGGCAGCGCGGGTCTTCCAGATGCCAAACGCCTTGTCATCGAGGTTCAGCACCGCGACGCCATCGGCTGCCAGTCCTTCGATGATTTCGCCCTTGGCTTCAACAATTTTCTCCGGCCCGCCAAACTCGCCGACATGGGCGGTTCCGGCATTGTTGAGTATCGCCACGTGCGGCTTGGTCAGCCCTACGGTGTAAGCGATTTCACCCAGACGCGAAGCACCCAGTTCGATCACCGCCGCGCTGTGCTCCGGGGCGAGTTCGAGCAGGGTCAGCGGTACGCCGAGGTCGTTGTTCAGGTTGCCACGGGTCGCGTGTACCGAACCGCGCGTGCGCAGGATGCTCGCGAGCATTTCCTTGACTGTGGTCTTGCCACTGGAACCGGTAACGGCGGCGACCGGCTTGGTGAACGCGGCACGGTTCAGCGCACCCAATTGGCCGAGCGCCTGGCGGGTGTCCTTGACCAGCAACTGCGGCAGCGTGCTGTCGGCGACTTCGCGCTCGACCAATGCAGCAACGGCGCCTTTGGCAGCGACTTCATTCAAATAGTCATGACCGTCGAAACGCGGGCCGGTCAGGGCGATAAACAGTTGGCCGGCCTTGATCGCGCGGCTGTCGATGCTCACGCCGTCAAAACTGGCGTCGGCACTGATCAGACGGGCATCGAGCGCGTTGGTCAATTCGCTGAGTTTCAGGGCCTTAAGCATGGGCCACCTCCCACGCGGTCAGGGCGTGATCGGCCTCGACCAGATCC
Protein-coding sequences here:
- a CDS encoding UDP-N-acetylmuramoyl-tripeptide--D-alanyl-D-alanine ligase; amino-acid sequence: MLKALKLSELTNALDARLISADASFDGVSIDSRAIKAGQLFIALTGPRFDGHDYLNEVAAKGAVAALVEREVADSTLPQLLVKDTRQALGQLGALNRAAFTKPVAAVTGSSGKTTVKEMLASILRTRGSVHATRGNLNNDLGVPLTLLELAPEHSAAVIELGASRLGEIAYTVGLTKPHVAILNNAGTAHVGEFGGPEKIVEAKGEIIEGLAADGVAVLNLDDKAFGIWKTRAAGRKVLTFALSNSQADFYASDLATDARGCPAFNLHTPEGVERVQLNLLGTHNVANAMAAAAAAHALGVSLFGIATGLGAVQPVKGRTVAQLAKNGMRVIDDTYNANPTSMCAAVDILAGFSGRTVLVLGDIGELGDWAEQGHRDVGEYARGKVSALYAVGPNMIHAVNAFGEQAHHFGTQAELIQALDAEQDTNTTILIKGSRSAAMENIVAALCGSSLEKH
- the mraY gene encoding phospho-N-acetylmuramoyl-pentapeptide-transferase — protein: MLLLLAEYLQQFYKGFAVFQYLTLRGILGVLTALVLSLCYGPWMIRTLQNRQIGQAVRNDGPQSHLSKSGTPTMGGALILSSIGVSTLLWADLSNRYVWVVLLVTLLFGAIGWVDDYRKVIEKNSRGLPSRWKYFWQSVFGLGAAIFLYMTASTPVETTLILPMLKDYSIPLGAGFIVLTYFVIVGSSNAVNLTDGLDGLAIMPTVMVGGGLGIFCYLSGNVKFAEYLLIPYVPGAGELIVFCGALIGAGLGFLWFNTYPAQVFMGDVGALALGAALGTIAVIVRQEIVLFIMGGVFVMETLSVVIQVASFKLTGRRVFRMAPIHHHFELKGWPEPRVIVRFWIITVILVLIGLATLKLR
- the murD gene encoding UDP-N-acetylmuramoyl-L-alanine--D-glutamate ligase — translated: MSLIASDHFRIVVGLGKSGMSLVRFLANRGVAFAVADTRENPPELATLQRDYPHVEVRCGELDVEFLCRADELYVSPGLALATPALQAAAARGVKLSGDIELFARNAKAAIVAISGSNAKSTVTTLVGEMAAAAGKRVAVGGNLGTPALDLLSDDVELYVMELSSFQLETTDQLNAEVATVLNISEDHMDRYSGLPAYHLAKHRIFRGAKQFVVNRQDALTRPLMGEGQPCWTFGLTKPDFKAFGLREENGEKYLAFEFQNLMPVRELKIRGAHNQSNALAALALGHAVGLPFDAMLAALRTFAGLEHRCQWVRDLDGVGYYNDSKATNVGAALAAIEGLGADITGKVVLIAGGDGKGADFKDLRDPVAAHCRAVILMGRDSDKIGEAIGDAVPLIRATTLIDAVEKCRAAAQPGDVVLLSPACASFDMFKNYEDRGHQFVRAVEDLA